Genomic DNA from Haloplanus sp. HW8-1:
GGGGCCCGGGAACGGCGACCGAAGTGCTGTCCATCACCCTCTACCGGCAGGGGATGGAACTGTTCAAATTCGGGTACACGAACGCGATCGCGGTGGTACTCGTCTTGGTGACGATGGTCGTCGGTGCGTTCTACGTCAAAGTGATCCTACAACGGGTCGACGAAGTATGATCGGACACCACATCCCGTCTCCGGAGCACAGACGCGATACGGTCAGCAAACGGAGTGACTAACGATGGCAACAGAGACTCAACGAGATCAGTGGATCGGCTACGAGACGAAAAAGCAGTTCTGGGAGGCGGTGAAGAGCCGATACGTCGCCCACGCGTTCATGTTCCTGACGCTCTTTGTCGTCCTCGCACCGCTTACCTGGATGTTCCTCACGTCGCTGAAGCCCAACGACGCGGTGTTCGCACAGACCTATCTCCCCACGACGCCGTTCCAGGGCGCCGTCGAGGCGTACGGCTCGGCTCTCGTCACGAAGGGCCACTGGAAGGCCGCGATGAACTCGTTGATCATCGCCATCACTTCGACGACCATCGTGATGGCGCTCGGCACGCCGGCCGGCTACGTCTTCAGCCGGTACCGCTTCCGGTTCGACGACGCGATGTTCCTGTTGGTCATCGTCACGCGACTCTTCCCCCCGATCGGCCTGATCATCCCGTACTACCAGATCATGGCCTACCTCAACCTACTCAACACGCGGACCGGAATCATCATCGCGCAGATCTACCTCTGGCTACCGCTGGTCATCTACACGATGCGGAACTTCTACATCACCATCCCGACGTCCCTGGACGAGTCGGCCAAGGTCGACGGCTGTACCGACTTCCAGGCGTTCAGACACGTCATCCTTCCCTTGGTGATGCCAGGGGTCGCCGCGAGTGCGATCCTGACGTTCCTGTTCTCGTGGCGCGAGTTCCTCTTCGCGTTCATCGTGAGCACTGACCTGCAGTCAACGACGCTCCCCGTCGCCGTCTACCAGTACATCGGCGACATCCAGATCCAGTGGGCCTCCCTCTCCGCCGCCGGGACCATGTCTATCATCCCGGCCGTGCTCGTCGTCTTCGTCTTCCAGAAGTACATCGTGAGCGGTCTCACCGGCGGGGCGGTGAAGGAATAGTCCCGCTCCCCTCGTTCCGTTCGTCTTCACGGTATCCACGGGACTCGGTTCGAACGACCGACTGCAGACTGGCGTCTTCTCCGGAACCGGGTGCTTCGTCCCCGAGTACGTGCGCCGCTCGTTGAGTCCGCACCGCATGGCGTCGATCCGTCGGCTCGCGAGAACTTGGACCGGGGAAGTGGTGTCATCGGATCCGTCGACGGGGTATGCAACAGGTATAGTTGAATATGATCTGTTTCGCCACCGTATGTCGGACCAGACCATTGTCTACGTAACTCGGAGTATTCCGAACGTCGAAACCGAGGCGCTGGCTGAGGGATGTGACATCGAGGTGTGGGACGGAAAACTCCCACCGGAGAAAGATCACATCGTCGAGAAATTGTCCGAACTCGAGGCGGACGGGTTCCTGTGTCTCCCGACGACATCGACGCCGAGGTGATGGACGCATCACCGAACCTCGAGGTCGTCAGTACGTACTCGGTCGGATTCGATCACATCGACCTCGGCGCCGCTGAGGAGCGGCACATCGCTGTCGATCACCCCCCGGTGTCCTCACCGAGACGACCTTTCAGATCCGTCTCCGCGCACCTCGTCGGTGACTGTGACGGCGGGACGAAGCCACGACGCAAATACGGACAACGGACGATCGGAAGACCGTCGAGATCTCACCGACGATCGGCCCAGTTTGCACGACAGTTGCTACCGGCCCTTGCTGCCCCATCCGAAGGCGAGCCACCCACCGTCGGCCGTGATGACCTGCCCACTGATGTAATGACCGCCTGCCGCCAGGAACGTCGTACAGTTTGCCATCTCCTCGATCGTTCCAAACCGGCCCAGTGGAACCCTGTTGTGGATGTGGTCGTCGGTGTACCCGTAGTACGGCCAGGTCGTTTCGTCGTATACCGAGTCGTCGTCGCCCCGTGTCTGCTCGTCGAGAGGTGTCTTGATGAATCCGGGAGCCAACGCATTGACCCCGATTTCGTGTTCGCCCAACTCGACGGCGAAGCTTCGGGTGAGGTTGTTTACACCGGCTTTCGCCGCATTGTAGTTTCCTCGCCCCTGCACGCCGAAGTGGCCAAACAAACTCGAGATGTTGATGATCTGTCCCCCGTCGTCTCTGTCGACCATTCGCTGACCGGCCGCCTTACAGCCGAAGAACACGCCCGTAAGATCCACTTCGATAACCGTTCGCCATTCGTCCTCGCCCAATTCGAGTAACGGATGATTAGCTTGCACTCCAGCGTTGTTGACCATGATGTCGAGAGAACCGAACTTCCGAACCGCTGTATCCACGAGTTCTTCAACGTCCGCGTAGGTCGTCATGTCCGCTTCCACGCCGATGGCCTCACCACCGGCCTCGCGGATATCCCCCGCGACTCGGTCCGCGCGTTCTTGCTTTCGTGAATTCGTCACCACGTTCGCACCCTCTTCGGCGAATCGGACCGCGATGCCTTCCCCGATGCCACTACTGGATCCAGTTACGATTGCCGTCTTCCCCTCTAATCGCCCGGACATGACAGCGATTAAGATGTCTTGTACAATATAATCTATCCTCGCTTACGGGGACGTGTCATACTGAAGACGTATGGGGTAGGCGTCCCTTCGGTCACGCTGAACCGGAGCCAAGGAACGAACGAGACTCCGTCGTTTCGGCGCCCGTCCCGAACGCCCGGTGACGTCACCTGCGTCGTGGATCCAATGAAGACACCGAATCAACGACTCCGCCTCCGTCGCAAAACCGTGGACTTCCGGATTCTCCAAAGTGGTGGTGTGCCCTGCACGACTGTCATAGCCTCTGTACGTCAGTGCACATCCCACCGCCAGTGCGTTCGGTCACGTCCGTGAACAGTTACCACCGTAGTATCTTCCGGTCGGGAAATCGACGGGAGTGGTGAGCCGCGCGAAACTGCTACTCGATCGATACTGGAGTGCCGTTGGCTGCTGATCTCTGGACGGGCACGCCTCTTGGCCGTTTCTCCAGTCTCGTGGGCTCTACCCACCGTTACACACCATGAAAAACACTATATTCCACGGAAGTCATGGTGAACGATGGCGCACATGAAGAACGTGATATTCACCCCGGACGCACCGAGTCCCGAGAACGTCCCGTACTCCCAGGGCGTCGAGGCCAACGGCTTCATCTTCTCGGGACAGGGCCCACACGTTCCCGGGAAGGGGCGTGAGACCGTCGACGGTGGTATCGAAGCACAAACAAGAAGATGTATCGACAACCTTCAGGCCGTACTCGAGGAGAGGGATGCGACACTGGAGGATGTGGTCAAAGTGACGGTGTACCTCACTGACATCGACAACTACGAAGCGATGAACGAGGTGTACTCCGAGTACTTCCCCGAGGACTTCCCGGCCCGAGCAACGCTGGAAGTGAGCGACATTCCGTTCGGCGGAATCGCAGTCGACACGATCGCAGTCACCGAGTGACGGTACACTCCAGGCGAACGTAGATCGGGTATCCGAACCACCGCCTGCGAGCGACGACGTTCCGAACGATTGTGTCAGTCGTTTACCGTGCTGGTGGATCCCGATTCGAGGGATGACCGAAGCGGCGAACGGCGGGTGTTCACACTCCTCGATTTTGGGACTCGTTTCGACGTCCCGTTCGAACGCCGATGAGAGGGTGACGTGAAGACCGACCGAGTCCGTTACGGAGTCGCGTTTGTAACTGTACACTCACCTGATCGAATGCAGTCCGGCGATCCGGTGTGCAACGACCGACACAGGCTACGATGAGACGAAACGACGAGAGGGTGTTCTACCAGGACTTGATTCGAATGTCCTGAAGCGGGCGAGAGAGGGAAATCGAGGCGGCCGCCCGAGTGGTGGGTGACGTACAAGGCGATGATAATTTCGAGTGACTTGAGCGCTTCCCGACCGGACGAT
This window encodes:
- a CDS encoding carbohydrate ABC transporter permease; this encodes MATETQRDQWIGYETKKQFWEAVKSRYVAHAFMFLTLFVVLAPLTWMFLTSLKPNDAVFAQTYLPTTPFQGAVEAYGSALVTKGHWKAAMNSLIIAITSTTIVMALGTPAGYVFSRYRFRFDDAMFLLVIVTRLFPPIGLIIPYYQIMAYLNLLNTRTGIIIAQIYLWLPLVIYTMRNFYITIPTSLDESAKVDGCTDFQAFRHVILPLVMPGVAASAILTFLFSWREFLFAFIVSTDLQSTTLPVAVYQYIGDIQIQWASLSAAGTMSIIPAVLVVFVFQKYIVSGLTGGAVKE
- a CDS encoding SDR family NAD(P)-dependent oxidoreductase, which produces MSGRLEGKTAIVTGSSSGIGEGIAVRFAEEGANVVTNSRKQERADRVAGDIREAGGEAIGVEADMTTYADVEELVDTAVRKFGSLDIMVNNAGVQANHPLLELGEDEWRTVIEVDLTGVFFGCKAAGQRMVDRDDGGQIINISSLFGHFGVQGRGNYNAAKAGVNNLTRSFAVELGEHEIGVNALAPGFIKTPLDEQTRGDDDSVYDETTWPYYGYTDDHIHNRVPLGRFGTIEEMANCTTFLAAGGHYISGQVITADGGWLAFGWGSKGR
- a CDS encoding RidA family protein; translated protein: MKNVIFTPDAPSPENVPYSQGVEANGFIFSGQGPHVPGKGRETVDGGIEAQTRRCIDNLQAVLEERDATLEDVVKVTVYLTDIDNYEAMNEVYSEYFPEDFPARATLEVSDIPFGGIAVDTIAVTE